The Aythya fuligula isolate bAytFul2 chromosome 5, bAytFul2.pri, whole genome shotgun sequence sequence acactgtagttgttaccccttgtctccatgctataaacccctaaaccctgcttagcagcgTCATTGcaatcacaggtgttatttgtgtCTTTGTACCAGTATGAccttttccaggttcctgtagcaggaatcATCTGATATCCACGGCTACGTTCActtttgtagccacctttcaggttgatacacatttgactacagataccaagGTTTTGACATTCATCAatgtctccacagtttctcttgtctataaactcaaacccagctggacagtcacattcatttatgatgcattccttcaggggctcatcaccccagtccttgcggtctctctgctggttacacactttattgatatctatgcattctccacttctgcacttgaatttgccaggtccagaacactgaataacattgttacagtttgcttcatcagtgccatacagacagtctctcacaccactgcactgcctactcccatggacacagttcccatcttcacatctgaaatggtctggcctgcaggtccgagaagggcagttaatttcatcacttccatccttgcaatcaggatctccATCACATCGCCACTTCTTGTGGATACATTCACCTGAGCCGCACTGCACCTCACTCGTAGCACACTTCActggaggtgcaggctggcggccacactgctccaaagattcATCCGAGTGGTTGGAGCAGTCAGCATCATCATCACACACCCAGCTGATAGGGATGCAGGTAGAACTCttgcactgaaactcatgaaCACCACAGGTAGGAGGTGCACACTCCAACTCATCGCTACCATCACTGCAGTCATCTTGAacattgcagacaaagcttttggaaatacattgcccactactgcatgtgaattctgctgcactacaagtcACAATGCCACAactctcttcatcttctccactgtcgCAGtccttttcaccatcacatttccaggacactgggatacactgggttgactgaggaccacacctgatttcatttacccggCATGTTCTcgtatgacacagctcagcactctcatcagacccattttcacagtccggatccccatcacactgccatctatttggcacacactgaccactgttgcacacaaagtcagattcagcacacgtcttcttcacacaagcactctcatcactgccatctgagcagtcttcacattttgctctagcaccgtcggcagcagtgcacaggccggcgagggcgagcagcaggcagagtgccccgcagcgcggcagcgcctgccgccgccccgcaccgtcacctgtgtcacttatactactcctattacccatgctgttagtgtcagtggcatcctcctggcaCCGTTTCcgtctttgtcgccccttactctcccccttttctttttgccactgaccattcaccacaaatggatgagacacatgattgctagtgaggaaagagagtgtaatGTCTGCTAtatggctgcaggcagtgccggctgcaaccttagaagctgtttgtgacAGAGCCTGCCGGTGGGCATTTGGTAGTGTAATCCGTggctctgcactcctgccccgcaaTAGAGCTAGGTCATCATTAGTAATCCGTCGAATGTGGCAACCCCATGGAATGTTATCCAGAAATAcagttataacaccgatctggggacgaatagtccgttttgcattgcaagataaacctcttataaaaagaatgccagagagaagcagcacagctgccgctgcctccagggttacgtcagacaggctgcagggtcctgatctCTGCCTCTCCACTATGTGCCcactcgccacacggtgagggtcggctgccggtgtccactgacgcctctggtctcccgtagcaactcgatctcggatgtccCGCGTCGCACGGCGATTACTTCAATTCCCCGCGTTTTCCCTTGTCCGGGTCGGTGCTTGGAGCTTCTCAATGTCTCTCAGGTGTTCTGGCTTCTGCCAGGTCTCCTGGCGCTGCTCCGGTCTCTCGGCCTGTGCAGgcctcagcctgttcgggcgccatatgttgcaggaagcacggccaaaagcacgacagacacacagtagagtcagatcatgctccattttattgcctgaatagcctaacttttatagagaacttaacaggggtggacagtgtttcacacaagattattggtcaaaagcactcagacaaacagctacaagaaaacaaccccacctgcaagaaaacaacccccttgtgattagcagtcacatagaccttgtccttgaggccagctactggtaacaatattttcctgaattcctcaattgggcgatgtgggaacactgtcatgggaacttctcatagttgccctggtagcttggtttgctcagctacagcaagccatgggatttttgctgtttcaagaaatccctcaacaggTAGACATGCAGGCTAGGGGGCTGATGCTTGGCATAGCTCCTTTGACAAATCATATTTACCTGAGGCCAAACATGTATCAAAAGGAAGATCTCCAGCTTCTGGGACACATTTGGGAAGGATGCTTTAAGGTTTAAGGGGACATTGTGTGAAGGGAGAGATAATGCTGGTACAGTGACTGGGTAAACACAATATGGAAATCCTCTATAACCAGTGGCTCTGATATATACCCCtcatctttttatattttattttattttattttattttattttattttattttattttattttattttattttattttattttattttattttattttattttattttattttattttattttatcccaAAGAGATCTGGGATAAATAGTACATATGCATCCAGGTGTGCAACATACCCAGTGCCTGTATCTATGTGTGTATCTATAGATTACCAAAGCTGAACACCACTACATATTGAAATCATTAAAGCAGTAAGGTAGGCTGTTCCTGTTTCCACAGCTTTGGACACGCTATATACAGCCAACAGTAAAACCAATAAAGATTGTGTTACttaattctaattttatttctgaaatagccatgcatattttctgaagattttgcTTGTCTTTAAAGCATGAAATAATAGGCAACCAATGTCTGTAATccatctgtttgctttttctcaaatatatgtatatttgtagATTGGCTTATTGGTTCTCCGCActaataatgaagaaaagtcTTGAGAATAACTTTTTGGTCACTGAGTATTACCTGGGATTTGGCTTGGACTAAGTTTCAGAGTTGACCCTGCAAGCAGTAATGTGTTCATCATCTCATGCACCATGGAACAACCTCCTCATATATAGCGTGAATGAGGATTATTGAAATATGGGGATGGTCAAAATCCTCCGCATGCCATCTTGTCCCTAGTTTCCCCTATTTCCTTCTCCCAGGCTGCCATCCTGGGAGGTTGTTCTCTCCCCATGCAGTGATAAATGTGTAGGAAGTTGGAGCTGGGTTTCTCAGCCCCATGTCTGGTTGTGTGGTCCAAGGCAGAAGAGACATCTTCTGCAATACAGCTGCACACCTTAGCCTGGGGTGAAGGCTGTCCTTGGTCGTCCTATTTAGTGCAAGGATGCTTGCTTCTAcggtttctttattttttttttcccctccgtTCAAAAAGCTATTGTCTTTTTGTGAAACCAAAGCAGATGTTCAAATTACATGTGTATTAGCACACAGTAACTCTATCCAAGGCAACGGGAAAAATGTCTAATGGGCCTATCTTGTGTTAGAGACATAAGTAATAGTGCCTTTGTGCACTGTGTCGGGACTGACAAGACTGTCTCGCTGGGGAGATTGGCAGCAGAAGACCATTAATGTGCAGATAAAGGAAGAGCGTTATCTCCTGGTGTTGTTCAAGTCATTGGCAAATTTCCCTTCGGCTCCAGCAGAGATGGGAGTTAAGCTGAGAAGCTTGCCTTTTTATGGacaatttttcctttgcagctcCAAGATAAAGATTTTTTGGAGCAAGAAGGCAGTGACAAGACAGGAAATGGCTGTGAGACCAGCTATTGCACTGGCAGATCTGAGTGCGGGGGACCTGTACATAAAAGCTGGAGCAAGCAAGAGATTTTCAAGTGGGGATCCTATCTGGGAACAAATAGGGCAGGGCAACCAAAAGGAAAGCCAGGCCACCTGGGCAGAGGTGATTGGTGTTACGAGTGGTCCACAGGGCTCAGCACAGTGCAGAAAGCACCCAGATCTTGACATTTGAGCTCTTTTTGATGTGTCACTTAGGTGGCTCAGCAGGCTCTTGGAAGAAAGGTTATCAAAACAGTGTCAGCCTCtcagaaagagggagaaaatggcAGCTAAAACACAGAGTCTATAATCAAATACAGACTTAACCTGCCATCTAAAACTTGTTCAAATAAATCTACTGCCTGCCATTGGTTTGCTGCCCTTCACACCTTTCCAAATCCCCCATGGAaattctgcagtgctgcaattTGCATCCGAGAGACTGTATTTTCTTCAGCCTGTGAACTGCTCCATGCTTTGCAACTCTGCAGTTTTCAGCAGAAACCCTCCcgctttctttctcctcctgccctgcgtGGGTGGAAGCCTTGTGGAGAGGACAGCAAGGTaaacagagctgagcagaggaggTTTGGGGCAGCTGCCCACTGGGGAACTTGTGGCCTTGTGCTGAAAGCCATGTCCTCGGCTGGACCCCATTTCAACTTACTCTCCCCTCTTCCACACTCAGGAAGGATTTAAACCTTTCCAAAACAAGCCTGGGGTAATAGTGGAAAGagattctgtatttttacagattttgGCTCATACCAGccttcttctttcctctccatAAGGAAAGTGCACTGATCGCCTGATTTATGCACCCTCATTATTTTGGTAGGGCTTTATGAACACTTTCATGAGACAGTGAATTCCAGCAGTATATTCTCATGCTGCCCCCCCCATCTGGCAGCTGTGTATGGCCATGGGCCAACAGCTGATGACAAAAGGTGTGGTGACAGGAGTGACTCCgtgtttctctccctctttctcctcttcccagtTTCTCCTAGCTTGACAGCGCTGCTGGTGCTGATCTGGGAGCTTGTGTGGATCTGTGAGTTAGAGCTTTTTCTGACTGTCTTCTTCCATTTTATGAGGCAAGTCAGCTCACGAGGGGATCTGATGGGCATTAGAGTTAGCACAAAGTTAGGACTGTGATGGGTGAAGGTGTGCATAGGGATGTCTCGTTTTGGTTGTTGTTAGACCAGTTCACCTTGTCTCATGTGACTACAGTGTACCCAACATCTCTATCCAACACATAacagagcaagagagaaaactAAAGTCAGCACTTTCTGGCCTTGTTCCAATTCCCAAGTACTTTTCTCTTCTCAAGCACTCTTCTCAAGTGTTTCCCTGGAGCTGGGTTCTACATTTAGTTAAATAACCGTAGTATAGCACCACCGTTGGAAAGCCATTCATGGCAGCAGCCTAATATTGTACTTAATCTTACTAGCTTCCTTGTGTGAGATTTGCTTTTGTTAGTGCTGGGAAACCTGCTTTCTGTTGTGCCCTGCTGGAAGGcttcaaaacatatttattgcCTGTGTAAGTACTTCTACCTGAGACAGGTGCTTTTCCTGCAGGAGCACCAGGGAAGCCTGGCACTCTGGGCACTCAGTGGCTGGCATTGCTGATCTTCTTGGCATAATGGAGACTTGAAGCCCTTCTCCATGCAAAGGATTGTTAGACCAGGGTTTATCAGGTCTTAGAAGTAATTCGGTCTAATTAAGCTGTATAGGAAAGGCCTTTGATCTGCTGGAGAACACTTTACCTTGGATACCCTCATCCAACCAGTCCCAGCTAATCAAGTGGTAATCCCCTTTcgtttttaattaaatgtctttcaaatttagcgttttccttttttagaagacaagaagaaagtACAAAActaaagatttttctgaaaagttatTTCTCTGCCAGACAAGGATGACCTGAGCCTGGGCAGTGATGGGGTGCAGTCCTCCAGCTacaggtcctgcacctgggtcaggcCAATCCTAAGCATGAATACAGGGTGATAagtggattgagagcagctcagAGGAGAAGGACTCGGGCATACTGGTGGaccaaaaaacaaatgaatatgagccagcaacgTGTGCTCgcagcccagaaaaccaacCATATACTGGTCTGtatcaaaagcagcgtggccagcaggttgagggaggggattctccctctgtactctgctctcatgaaaCCCCACCTGGTGctctgcattcagctctgggcccccagcacaaggccTGTTAGAGACGGTCCAAAGCCAgcccatattaattgttcagcatgacaccacatggtatgggatatccctttgtCCACTTTGGGTAGGCTGCCCTGGTTGTGCCCCCCCCAgttccttgtgcacccccagcctccttgctgccagggcagcacaagaagctgagaagtccttgacttagtgtAGTCACTGGTCTACAACAActaacatcagcatgttatcaacattattcacATCCTAAATCCCAGACACAGTACAATACCAGCTACTAggggaggaaaattaactctatcccagctaAGAATTTGCACTTGCTTCTTTACTAATCCAGATGTGCGAGTTTGATACTTCCAAGATACTTCCTGAGCCTCTGCTTTATATTCAGAAAGTTTTGGATTCtagatgacagaaaaacaatgtgaaatgaggagaaaagtaTTGTATGTTCCCTAAAATTCACTTatgataaaaatgcatattacttgcagtgaaatgttttctggaCTGTCTTATTTCTAAATGGGATTTCACAGGCTCTTTGAATCTGTCTGACctaatttaaaataaccaaTAAGTAATCAGAAgtaagtggtttttttttttttgttttttttttttttgtttgttttttttttttggggggggggtcgaGGAGGGAGTTAATCCCGTGAAGTACCTGGGTCTTTGGGATGGAAGGTTTTATGATCTTTCTTTGATGAATGGTATGACTAGGACAAATTTACTACCCAGGCAAAGATGAGATGTTTCAAGCATCATCCAACTTTTTTGAGATAAAAGttgatatttttgttgctaCATGTATTTCCctaaaaattcagatttatgCAGTGTAGGAGATCAGCATGCATTAAATTGTCTCAAGGACTGAGGCATgtacattttatgtttatagTGTCATCCTTATGATCTGTTTTTGTATGGTGCTTGTCTGGTGTTCAGAGAAACAGCATATGCCATGTAGAATTTGAAGATGCTACTGGATACAGCAAGATCAGAAGCAAAAGTCAGCTATTCACAAAACTCCGCACATTACCATTATCACAGGTAGCTTTCCTCCTTTCGCATTTAGAAGGCCGGCTACATGAGAGCAAGGCATGGTTATTAGCATTTATTCCTGTGTTATTATCTCTGTTCCACACCACtgatcatgttttatttatcagtCAAATTTTGCATTATTAATGGAGAATAAAATTCAAGGCttaatttcagaagaacaaaCCCTCTGCTCGTAGCTCAGACGTTAGATTGTCCCACTAATTGCCTTGTTCACCTTTCCCCTTTGCCTGATACATCATCTCTACTAGTGTGGCATGGCTGgcattttcctcagaaatgatttatttatttatttatttgaaggcACAAAGTTACCTCAAAAAGGACTCAGTGTCATATTTCTACCATGTGTGAAAGCAAGGAGAGTGGCTGGCTCCTGAAGTCAGCACCAGGGAGGGATGGAGCCCTCTTGGTGGAAAGCACGTAACGAAATTGCTCTGCAAAGTCAAAAGCACCTGAGAGAGGAAAGTAGGGCAGTTCTGTGAATGCAAAGTTGGGAGCCTCCAGGGAGAGCCTGTGAGTTAATTATTATGAAGCTTTGGGCTTTGCCTTCTGCCTTTGGGGCCTCTTAACATCATTTCCTTGCCTTCTTTCTTGGCTTGCTTTCTTGGCTTACCTGCCCGCATGGGTTTCCTTGTCCTGCACCTCCCTCAGCTTTCACCTACAGCTTTTCAGCTACATCTCTTCAGCTTCACAGGGGGTTAATTAGGCTAGTGGTGTGGCTTACACTGAATTAACTTGCTTGCTGCCCCCTTTCTTTACTCTTTGCATAGACTTCCCATGGAGATGAAGCACGGAGCTCTGGAAGACATCCTTGGAAATGTCAGCCTGAAAAAACAGACTGGGTTTTGagagaaagagtgaaaaaagagaaaagtttaaGTGGTCAGGTCCTCTCCAGTTTTATGAAGGTTTTCTGGCTACTTTGGGAGTTTTAGGTTTGTGATATCAGGACATTTAACCAGATGTCAAGGACAGACCAGAGACTTCAGTTCTCTTAATACTGCAGTACataaaattgctgaaaatgGAATATGAAAGATTAGATATAGCAGAGTAGGGAAATTAAGTAGCTTTGACATGTCTTTAGGCACCTGATATGGATGCAGCCAAAACCTCTAATTACCTGATAGTTTGGCTCCACAAGTACCTTGGGAGGCTGAGCACCAGGCTTTCCTTCTAGAAGAAACGAGTGTTAAATATGCAGTGATTCAACtctatttatataaaaaagagagagaaaaaatccatctgctttttgttttgcatacaTAGAAACTTCAAAGACGTCctcactgtttatttttataaatgaatatataaaaacatgtatACCActgtacaaatacaaaatattgaACAGCagagaggtgtgtgtgtgtacatatacacTCACACATACATTAAATTATAGTTTGATGATGGGTCCAACACTTATTTATGTAGTAAACAAGCCCTGAGCACAGGGTACGATTCCTCAGAAAGTACCACCCTGgtaagaaattgtatttttgaaCAATTTGAACAAGCAGGTTGGAGAACTTGTGGGAAGGACAGGAAAGGTCCCCTCCTGCTGGATGCATGGTGGTGAAACATCTCTagtcctgctggggctgcagctaTCGTCCTGCAAACCTCGCTGCAGAAGCTGCACACTGCCTATTTGGATGCAATGGCAGCAGTTTTCCTCTTCCAAGTACCATATCGCTCCCTGGCACATGTATTTGCCTTGGCTGAATCCCTCAGTGCCTTAGTGGCTGCGtgcaaaagctgtgcaaagcCTGGTTGAACACAACAACTTCTGTACCTTGTACCTCTTGTGTGCAGGATGAACCAAAGCAAATCCTAACTCATCTCCTTGCAGCTGGAGTAGTGACAACTCTTCAGCACATGGAAAGGGGCCAGCTTCCAGACCAGCTCAGTTTTCCTTGTTTAATCTCTTAAGCACATTTTCAGGCTTAACCGCTTGAGTGGCAGAACCCCCATCAGCAATttcaaaaagcaattattttgaatctgttcagaaaatatttttatctgcaaGATCCTGCCCCGCTACTGCATATTAGAAATGGTATGAATCACCCTGAAATATTAATTGATAAGATTTATGACCTTAGAAACATTATTAAGAGCAGGGTATAAGGCATGCACAGCTTTGCTCTGGCCAGGGGGGACCCAGCATTTTAATGAAGGAGTGTTAATCATCACAAAAATGGTGGAAAAATTCttagcaggaaagaaaagttcCATGTATGATCAGTCATGCATTATGCCCTTCAtgtaacacaaaagaaaataagaaaatacagaaggtaGGCTATAACTCTGTAAATCCCTCCTGGAAAAGTTGCACTTCCAGAGAGTATTTTTCATAGCACTCTGCTCTTCTGAGCCACTGTAGCAAAGGCGTGCatggcagctctgcctcctctcATCTTCCTGCTACTAACAGTTCAGTTTTCATAAGAACGAGCTATTGTCTGTAGTTATTGAATGACATTTAGGAAAATTTCCATCTGTATTTTATTGTGCATGCCACGAAACTTCCACCATCCTCCACTGGTTATCGTGGTGTCGGAGATTAAAGAAACCCACTGGCTCGCCTAATTCACTCTGCCTGCCTTTCTCCTGCTCAAGCTTGTCCTATTTTCAGGAGTGTTTACCTGATTAGCACACGCAATTACTGATGTGTGCGTAAGGCTCAGCTTGGGCTGTGAATGTTCCCTGAACCTTTCCTACTAGATCAAAGCTCCCACGTCCTCCCGCGCCACATCAGTctcctgctgaagtcagtgcGACTTTGGCTGTTAACTTTGGCCCGTGAGCACATTCCTGCAGCGCAGGATTAGGTGTGGGCTCCAGCGCTGTGCTGCATCAGGACGCAGAATCAGAGCCACCGTGTTTTTATATTATCAGTCATTTGTGAATTccttataatttttttaatgacttttgcAGAGAGCAGTCAGATGCTATTAAAGTTTTACTGAATTAAATTGGAGAAACTAATTTTGCTCTTAGTATTTTATTTCGTGTGTAACTTGATTTTTAAGAAGCACTTTGTATTGCGTGGCCGTTTGCATTTGCTTTATAAGCATAACAGAAAGGTTTCCCTGGAGTCATGGAAAAATTGCCTTCTACGTCCCCTATCTAATTAGCACCATGTATGTTGCCTAACTCCTTATAATTCACTCCTGTGCACAGTATATAGAACAtgattggaaaaataatttgaggcaatgaggaaaaaaaaaaacgcctTTTGTCATGTATATGATACGGCCAAACACACTCCCAAtcaaattagattaaaaaagaaaaggacagcaGCACTAAGATATCTGGTGTTGAAAATAGACACCGAAGGCTTAATTAAAAACTGTGCCTGTGTTTTTAAAGGGGATTGTGGTTAAGGAGTAGCACTGAAACCCTTCTGGCTGAACAGCTCGGGGGCCTGGCCATGTCCCTGGCACCTGGATGGAGCAGCTCTGATCCCCAGGGACAGCCCTGACCCTGTGCTGGTGGATGAGCTGCTGAGCCTTGCTGTGTTCTGGTGGGTCGCAGTTTTCCAGGAGGGAGCAcagccaggcacagcactgctaatTGCAGGGATGGGTCTGTCATCAGGACACAGTCCGATGAGCTGCTGCAGTCGAGTAAATCTGTGTATTGCCTCGCAGCGGAGGGGTGATGAGTCTCTAAACCCTTCTAACTAGATCGTAAGCACTGTCTGAGCAGGCTCTGGGGGTTTCTCATtcgttttcttctcttttttttttttttttttttttttttttttctccttccctgtggAACCTGGAGGACTAATGTGATTTGGTGAGAGAGCAAGTGTCGGTGGACTCAATTCTCATGAGTGCAGTGGAACCGAACTCCGAATGAAGAGGTTAACCCCTTACCCTCTGCACGTTCACTTGAGTTAATCAGATCATGTGTGCACGAGCTGGGGCATTGCTACAGGCAAGAGGCTGGATTTTGTGCCCTGCATAAATTACACATGGGGACAGGCAAGGAGCTGAAGCCATCCGCAGCCATCCAGTAGATGCCCTTGTCACATCAGCCAACGGCAGCCATTGCCTGTGTTGCAGAGCTGTCACATTTTCCCAGACCTGCCACCCCTTTGCTCCTTTTGAGTGACATGGACACCTCCTTCTCCATCTTCCCTATGGGGGGGTCGGCACATGTGGGACACCCGAGCCTCTTGCCTTCAGATATTGCTCGCTGCTGGGCTCTCCTCTGCAGGGCTTGTCACACGGGTGTTTTAAGGTCACGTTGCACTTCCTtaccagaggaagaaaagggaaaaatataaatatatagtcATCGCTGCTATACttgcacttaaaaaataaacattccttTTTTGTGATTCTGAGAAGATGCGGTGTCATTtcctgaaggagaaggagggggcAAGGGGactgaaaagaaaggcaagtgggaaaagaaatactttttattggggaaaaaaaaaatatgtatttatatt is a genomic window containing:
- the LOC116489464 gene encoding very low-density lipoprotein receptor-like; translated protein: RSSISDTGDGAGRRQALPRCGALCLLLALAGLCTAADGARAKCEDCSDGSDESACVKKTCAESDFVCNSGQCVPNRWQCDGDPDCENGSDESAELCHTRTCRVNEIRCGPQSTQCIPVSWKCDGEKDCDSGEDEESCGIVTCSAAEFTCSSGQCISKSFVCNVQDDCSDGSDELECAPPTCGVHEFQCKSSTCIPISWVCDDDADCSNHSDESLEQCGRQPAPPVKCATSEVQCGSGECIHKKWRCDGDPDCKDGSDEINCPSRTCRPDHFRCEDGNCVHGSRQCSGVRDCLYGTDEANCNNVIQCSGPGKFKCRSGECIDINKVCNQQRDRKDWGDEPLKECIINECDCPAGFEFIDKRNCGDIDECQNLGICSQMCINLKGGYKSERSRGYQMIPATGTWKRSYWYKDTNNTCDCNDAAKQGLGE